Proteins encoded together in one Campylobacter concisus window:
- a CDS encoding YqhA family protein has product MRKIFERILLASNSFTLFPVVFGLLGAIVLFIIASYDVGKVLLEVYKYFFVTDFHVENFHSEVVGEIVGAIDLYLMALVLYIFSFGIYELFISEITQLKQSKQSKVLEVHSLDELKDKLGKVIVMVLIVNFFQRVLHANFTTPLEMAYLAASILALCLGLYFLHKGEH; this is encoded by the coding sequence TTGCGTAAAATATTTGAGAGAATTTTGCTTGCAAGCAACAGTTTCACGCTTTTTCCGGTGGTCTTTGGACTTTTAGGTGCGATCGTGCTTTTCATCATCGCAAGTTATGATGTCGGCAAGGTGCTTTTAGAGGTTTATAAATATTTCTTTGTTACAGATTTTCACGTTGAAAATTTCCACTCAGAGGTCGTTGGCGAGATCGTTGGAGCGATAGATCTATACTTGATGGCGCTTGTTCTTTATATATTTAGCTTCGGAATTTACGAGCTTTTCATCTCAGAGATCACACAGCTAAAGCAGTCAAAGCAGAGTAAGGTGCTTGAAGTGCATTCGCTTGATGAGCTAAAAGACAAGCTTGGCAAAGTGATCGTCATGGTTTTAATCGTAAATTTCTTCCAAAGAGTGCTTCACGCAAATTTCACAACTCCGCTTGAGATGGCCTATCTTGCGGCTTCTATCCTTGCACTTTGCCTTGGACTTTACTTCCTTCACAAGGGCGAACACTAA
- the hemE gene encoding uroporphyrinogen decarboxylase: MIFIDACLKKPTPYTPVWMMRQAGRYLPEYMRVRAQAGDFLSLCKDYKKASEVTLQPVDILGVDAAILFSDILVVPLEMGMDLRFEKGEGPVFTKPLRDEAALDALSIERAVKSLAYVYDTIKLTRENLAKDKALIGFCGAPWTIATYMIEGGGSKNYAVCKKMLYQNPEFLHQILEKVTQALILYVKEQIKAGVNAVQIFDSWAAALEEQAYFEFGFSYINKIVDSVKAEFPEIPVIVFPKGISGYLDKISGNFDVFGVDWSTPIELVKEKLSPRYVLQGNMEPTRLYSKKAIDEGVDKILSTMKGVPHIFNLGHGILPDVPVENAKYFIKEVQRKSAR; this comes from the coding sequence ATGATATTCATAGACGCTTGTTTGAAAAAACCTACGCCATACACGCCTGTTTGGATGATGCGCCAAGCTGGCAGATACTTGCCTGAGTATATGCGAGTGCGCGCGCAAGCAGGGGATTTTTTGTCACTTTGCAAAGACTATAAAAAGGCTAGCGAGGTCACGCTTCAGCCAGTTGATATCCTGGGCGTTGATGCGGCGATTTTATTTAGCGATATCCTTGTCGTGCCACTTGAAATGGGCATGGATCTGCGCTTTGAAAAGGGCGAGGGACCAGTTTTTACAAAGCCTTTGCGTGATGAGGCCGCACTTGATGCACTTAGCATCGAAAGAGCGGTTAAAAGCTTAGCATACGTCTATGACACGATCAAACTTACAAGAGAAAATTTAGCCAAAGATAAGGCGCTAATTGGCTTTTGCGGCGCACCATGGACGATAGCTACATATATGATAGAGGGTGGAGGCAGCAAAAACTATGCGGTCTGCAAAAAGATGCTCTATCAAAATCCAGAATTTTTACATCAAATTTTAGAAAAAGTGACGCAAGCGCTCATCCTTTACGTCAAAGAGCAGATAAAAGCTGGCGTAAATGCCGTGCAAATTTTTGACAGCTGGGCGGCTGCGCTTGAAGAGCAGGCATATTTTGAGTTTGGATTTAGTTATATAAATAAGATAGTTGATAGCGTCAAGGCTGAATTTCCAGAGATACCAGTCATCGTTTTTCCAAAAGGTATAAGTGGATATCTGGATAAAATTTCAGGAAATTTTGACGTTTTTGGCGTCGACTGGAGCACGCCGATCGAGCTAGTAAAAGAAAAACTTAGTCCAAGATATGTCCTTCAGGGCAATATGGAGCCAACAAGGCTATATAGCAAAAAGGCGATCGATGAGGGCGTGGATAAAATTTTAAGCACAATGAAAGGCGTGCCGCATATTTTCAACCTTGGTCATGGGATCTTGCCAGATGTGCCAGTTGAAAACGCAAAATATTTCATAAAAGAGGTTCAAAGAAAAAGTGCAAGATAG